The segment CGTAGTCACCCAGGACTTCACGGCAGAGTAGGCGCCCATAGCGATCGCGCCGGAGACGCTGGACACGTTGATGATGGTGCCCCGGCCGCGTTGCCGCATTTCCCTGCCGGCGGTGCCGCCGAGAATCAGCACGGCGCGGCACATGACGTCGAGACCCCGTTCGATCGTCGCGGTGTCCGGATCGAGCAGCCGGGTGCGGATGCCGAAGCCCGCATTGTTGACCAAGACGTCGACCGGACGCGCAGGATCGGTGAGCCGTTCGGCGAGCCTGAGCGTCTCGGCCCGGTCTGCCAGATCGACGGCGAGGGTTTCGACGTTGATGTTCCAGCTGGTGCGCAATTCTGCGGCGACAGCCTCGAGCCGGTCACTGTTGCGGGCCACCAGAACCAGGTTGACGCCGCGCTTTGCGAATGCCCGGGCGAAGGCCGCTCCGATTCCCGAATGCCCGCCCGTGACCATTGCCGTCGCCATGGAGTTCATCGTAGACGCTGACTCTGCCGATGTGACCTGGGCCTCACAAATCTGGGGGTGGTCGGACTGGCGTTTGCCCTCGGTCGATAGAGTTTGGCCAGAAGTAGTGCGCCGTCAACCAGAACGCTCATTGCG is part of the Saxibacter everestensis genome and harbors:
- a CDS encoding SDR family NAD(P)-dependent oxidoreductase → MATAMVTGGHSGIGAAFARAFAKRGVNLVLVARNSDRLEAVAAELRTSWNINVETLAVDLADRAETLRLAERLTDPARPVDVLVNNAGFGIRTRLLDPDTATIERGLDVMCRAVLILGGTAGREMRQRGRGTIINVSSVSGAIAMGAYSAVKSWVTTYSEGLAVELAGTGVTVTALCPGWVRTNFHESAGINAAKIPSQLWLDADDVVEQCLKDSARGKVISVPSKRFTLLNWAARHLPRSVIRAVSARLSAGRSSPGSAGRSSP